One window from the genome of Streptomyces cadmiisoli encodes:
- a CDS encoding beta-ketoacyl synthase N-terminal-like domain-containing protein, with protein sequence MVNEPGRNGAALVTGMAWWTALGSDLDEVWRALLAGATGVAPVASAHPLRNDRAAAVGDLPAELGPEQRQYELAARAVRTAVSDAGLDVTDPRLRLVAGTSHGSHLDVPPDRLDRWGETLAAGLGMARRPLLVSTACSAASDALLVAAALIAEGEEEVCVVGGVDVLTPAKRLGHSALGTMSPTELRAFDERHDGTLLGEGAAFLVLERADRARERGARIRGRLSGTGSANDAAGPTAPDLSGDTVVRAVTAALAAAGRGPGEVGVLNAHGSGTPVNDDVESRGFARVFTDGKAPVVFATKGAFGHTLGATGALEAVAVLLALRDQAVPPVPGLKTALPGFPLPLPGGAAPLPFTGNVGLSITIGFGGFTTCLALEVPA encoded by the coding sequence GTGGTGAACGAGCCCGGCCGCAACGGCGCGGCTCTGGTCACCGGGATGGCCTGGTGGACGGCACTCGGCTCGGACTTGGACGAGGTGTGGCGGGCGTTGCTGGCGGGCGCGACCGGTGTGGCACCGGTCGCGAGCGCTCACCCGCTGCGCAACGACCGGGCGGCGGCCGTCGGGGACCTGCCGGCGGAACTCGGCCCGGAGCAGCGCCAGTACGAACTCGCCGCGCGCGCCGTGCGGACCGCGGTGTCGGACGCCGGGCTCGACGTCACCGACCCGCGGCTGCGGCTGGTGGCCGGCACCAGCCACGGCTCCCACCTGGACGTCCCGCCCGACCGCCTGGACCGCTGGGGCGAGACGCTCGCCGCAGGGCTTGGCATGGCCCGCCGCCCGCTGCTGGTGAGCACCGCCTGCTCGGCGGCATCGGACGCCCTGCTGGTGGCCGCTGCGCTGATCGCCGAGGGAGAGGAGGAGGTCTGCGTCGTCGGCGGCGTGGACGTGCTGACCCCCGCCAAGCGGCTCGGGCACTCCGCGCTCGGCACCATGTCCCCCACCGAGCTGCGGGCCTTCGACGAGCGGCACGACGGCACGCTTCTCGGCGAGGGCGCGGCGTTCCTCGTGCTGGAGCGCGCCGACCGCGCTCGGGAGCGCGGCGCCCGGATACGGGGCCGGCTGTCCGGCACGGGCTCGGCGAACGACGCGGCCGGCCCGACAGCCCCGGACCTGAGCGGCGACACCGTCGTACGAGCGGTGACCGCCGCACTGGCCGCGGCCGGCCGCGGCCCCGGCGAGGTGGGTGTGCTGAACGCGCACGGCTCCGGCACTCCCGTCAACGACGACGTCGAAAGCCGCGGTTTCGCCCGGGTGTTCACCGACGGGAAGGCACCCGTCGTGTTCGCGACCAAGGGCGCTTTCGGTCACACGCTGGGCGCCACCGGGGCGTTGGAGGCGGTCGCCGTGCTGCTGGCCCTGCGGGACCAAGCGGTTCCGCCGGTGCCCGGGCTGAAAACGGCGCTTCCGGGCTTCCCGTTGCCCCTGCCGGGCGGAGCCGCACCTCTGCCGTTCACCGGGAACGTCGGGCTCAGCATCACGATCGGGTTCGGCGGGTTCACCACCTGCCTCGCTCTGGAGGTCCCTGCGTGA
- a CDS encoding class I adenylate-forming enzyme family protein encodes MLDFLSAAVDVAAGPGAGPDEPEAVIDAVAGLGLPPGSPVLIAMPNSRAALAAFFGTLLAGTVPVLLPPAATAARIADIGRQLGGAALIAPRIDPARFGAPELHSLGGRCEAALLDAGAHQRYSPGEVVLMTSGTSGIASGCLHGVGALLRNADRHATAIGQRADDTVLVSLPLFYSYGLVAQALAAFVRGSRLVVSGPPFTPKSFTETLRAHDVTVSALTPSSAVRLAEELAEGRTARATTLRTLTVGGDTLDPVHVRSLLKSGFPELYLTYGLTEAGPRVTTLAAHREPEHRWASVGVPLPGVRTHLRERTGDGPGAELVVESDTVLRRKLPGGAPTADSSVSTGDRFDIDTDGYHYFLGRSGDCVVIGGEKIWLPSVRRIAAGVPGVRRVATTTYHDDDNELRYGLDVTVDDPGPRLETEIRNALNRVLLRAERPHRITVRPATPEEWRK; translated from the coding sequence GTGCTGGACTTCCTGTCCGCGGCCGTGGACGTCGCCGCGGGACCCGGCGCCGGCCCGGACGAGCCCGAGGCCGTCATCGACGCGGTGGCCGGCCTCGGTCTGCCGCCGGGCTCCCCGGTACTGATCGCGATGCCGAACAGCCGGGCCGCGCTCGCCGCGTTCTTCGGGACGCTGCTCGCCGGCACCGTCCCGGTGCTGCTCCCTCCGGCGGCAACGGCCGCGCGGATCGCCGACATCGGCCGGCAACTGGGCGGCGCCGCGCTGATCGCCCCCCGGATCGACCCGGCACGCTTCGGCGCGCCGGAGCTGCACTCGCTGGGCGGCCGGTGCGAGGCGGCGCTGCTGGACGCCGGGGCGCACCAGCGGTACAGCCCCGGCGAGGTCGTCCTCATGACGTCGGGCACCTCCGGGATCGCCAGCGGCTGCCTGCACGGTGTCGGCGCCCTGCTGCGCAACGCCGACCGCCACGCCACCGCGATCGGCCAGCGCGCCGACGACACGGTCCTGGTGTCCCTGCCCCTCTTCTACTCCTACGGCCTCGTCGCGCAGGCGCTGGCCGCCTTCGTACGGGGCTCCCGGCTGGTCGTCTCCGGACCACCGTTCACCCCGAAGTCCTTCACCGAGACCCTGCGCGCTCACGACGTGACGGTCTCCGCGCTGACCCCCAGCTCGGCCGTCCGGCTCGCCGAGGAGCTGGCCGAAGGACGCACCGCCAGAGCAACTACCCTGCGTACACTGACAGTTGGCGGCGACACACTCGACCCGGTGCACGTCCGCTCCCTGCTGAAGAGCGGTTTCCCCGAGCTCTACCTCACCTACGGCCTCACCGAGGCCGGTCCGCGCGTGACCACGCTCGCCGCGCACCGCGAGCCCGAGCACCGCTGGGCCTCGGTCGGCGTCCCGCTACCCGGCGTGCGGACGCACCTGCGCGAGAGGACGGGCGACGGGCCGGGCGCTGAACTGGTCGTCGAATCCGACACGGTGCTGCGACGCAAGCTCCCGGGGGGCGCCCCGACCGCCGACAGCTCCGTCAGCACCGGTGATCGCTTCGACATCGACACCGACGGTTACCACTACTTCCTCGGCCGGTCCGGCGACTGCGTCGTCATCGGCGGGGAGAAGATCTGGCTGCCCTCGGTGCGGCGCATCGCCGCCGGCGTCCCCGGCGTCCGCCGCGTCGCCACGACCACCTACCACGACGACGACAACGAGCTGCGCTACGGACTGGACGTCACCGTGGACGACCCCGGCCCCCGTCTGGAGACCGAGATCAGGAACGCGCTCAACCGCGTCCTGCTGCGCGCCGAGCGCCCCCACCGCATCACCGTGCGCCCGGCGACGCCCGAAGAGTGGCGCAAGTGA
- a CDS encoding phosphopantetheine-binding protein encodes MSPHPDNADTTHTENNSTEPTTGTAAVVAAIWCELFGVPRVGPHDDFFALGGHSMLGVRMASRLRAELGLRVPVRTILENPTLQDLSQLLDEALQPTPDPVGD; translated from the coding sequence ATGAGCCCACACCCGGACAACGCAGACACCACCCACACCGAGAACAACTCCACCGAACCGACAACTGGCACGGCAGCCGTGGTCGCCGCGATCTGGTGCGAATTGTTCGGCGTGCCCCGGGTCGGGCCCCACGACGACTTCTTCGCCCTGGGCGGCCATTCAATGCTCGGAGTGCGGATGGCGTCCCGATTGCGCGCCGAGTTGGGACTCCGCGTCCCGGTCCGCACGATCCTGGAGAACCCGACGCTGCAGGACCTCTCCCAGTTGCTCGACGAGGCCCTGCAGCCCACACCCGACCCCGTCGGCGACTGA
- a CDS encoding condensation domain-containing protein translates to MIEKITRAAPDHIPAVDRTAGPLPLSGAQRALYLVELLHPGTPMYNITVAIRLEGPLNVPRLRDAVARVVARHEALRTTFTRGTTAPFEPAQRINTPYTDLPLVELNAADGAVQATADAAHAQNVTSAAEDLDAAALRLAQTWADEPFDLERGPLLRTRLLKVEPDRHLLVVTMHQLISDGRSLQVFFDTLAEEYARTPQATDPIPSPADTDPQPGAHILQFVDYAAWQRRRPIDADQLDWWRDRLAGVPTVLRLPTDRHRPAVAGPHGGSHCHALRSGVMEPALRLAQDLRVTPFVLVLTAYATFLSRLADTSDVLVGVPVSARDRAELDDMIGFFATTLPVLVQAGPDRSFADLCRSVQSELLDVLTHQDVTMEQLAAELAPERDPGHAPLVQAFFSLEQEPVVSPRLPGLRATAFDLPPSGAKADLDMMIFRAADTHDDFDMTITYRTDLFEATTIALLVAQFERLLAAAVADPTAPLASLPGPIKGVPPLPYPARPDVPSPPPVPAEDVTGPPRLTPRPAQAVPHGAPAASAGPAMEQHLVEIWREVLGREDVGLDDNFFDLGGTSFALATVHTLIGTRTGATTPLVSLLEFPTITTLARHLTGDTRTEHPVAQPTGQARTARLRDRRTRLQQRRPGQGTSA, encoded by the coding sequence GTGATCGAGAAAATCACCCGCGCGGCCCCCGACCACATCCCAGCCGTGGACCGGACGGCGGGACCCCTGCCGCTGTCCGGTGCCCAGCGGGCGCTGTACCTGGTCGAACTGCTCCACCCGGGCACCCCGATGTACAACATCACGGTCGCGATCCGCCTGGAAGGCCCGCTGAACGTGCCCCGCCTCCGCGACGCCGTTGCGCGCGTCGTTGCACGGCACGAAGCACTGCGTACGACCTTCACGCGCGGCACCACCGCGCCCTTCGAACCTGCCCAGCGGATCAACACCCCCTACACCGACCTGCCCCTCGTCGAACTGAACGCCGCCGACGGGGCCGTCCAGGCCACCGCCGACGCCGCCCACGCCCAGAACGTGACGTCCGCCGCCGAGGACCTCGACGCCGCCGCGCTGCGCCTGGCCCAGACGTGGGCCGACGAGCCGTTCGACCTGGAACGCGGACCGCTGCTGCGCACGCGGTTGCTCAAGGTGGAGCCCGACAGGCACCTCCTCGTAGTCACCATGCACCAGCTGATCTCGGACGGCCGCTCCCTCCAGGTCTTCTTCGACACCCTGGCCGAGGAATACGCCCGTACCCCCCAAGCCACCGACCCGATCCCGTCGCCGGCGGACACCGACCCCCAACCGGGCGCGCACATACTCCAGTTCGTCGACTACGCGGCCTGGCAACGTCGCCGCCCCATCGACGCCGATCAGCTCGACTGGTGGCGCGACCGCCTAGCCGGAGTCCCGACGGTCCTGCGGCTGCCGACCGACCGGCACCGCCCGGCGGTCGCCGGCCCCCACGGGGGCAGCCACTGCCACGCCCTGCGCAGCGGCGTGATGGAACCGGCGCTGCGGCTGGCACAGGACCTGCGCGTGACCCCGTTCGTCCTGGTGCTGACCGCCTACGCCACGTTCCTCTCCCGCCTCGCCGACACCTCGGACGTACTGGTCGGTGTGCCGGTGAGTGCCCGTGACCGCGCCGAACTCGACGACATGATCGGCTTCTTCGCCACGACACTGCCCGTGCTCGTGCAGGCCGGACCCGACCGCAGCTTCGCCGACCTGTGCCGGTCGGTGCAGTCGGAACTGCTGGACGTCCTGACCCACCAGGACGTCACCATGGAACAACTCGCGGCAGAACTGGCGCCCGAGCGCGACCCTGGGCACGCCCCCCTGGTGCAGGCGTTCTTCTCCCTCGAACAGGAACCGGTCGTCAGCCCCCGCCTCCCAGGCCTTCGCGCCACCGCGTTCGACCTCCCGCCCAGCGGGGCGAAGGCCGACCTCGACATGATGATTTTCCGCGCGGCCGACACACACGACGACTTCGACATGACGATCACCTACCGGACCGACCTGTTCGAGGCCACCACCATCGCCCTACTGGTCGCCCAGTTCGAACGCCTCCTCGCCGCGGCGGTCGCCGACCCGACGGCCCCCCTCGCCTCCCTGCCCGGCCCGATCAAGGGCGTCCCACCCCTGCCCTATCCGGCACGACCCGACGTCCCGTCCCCGCCGCCTGTCCCGGCCGAGGACGTCACCGGGCCTCCGCGCCTCACACCACGACCCGCGCAAGCCGTGCCGCACGGTGCCCCCGCAGCCTCCGCCGGCCCTGCCATGGAGCAGCACCTCGTCGAGATCTGGCGGGAGGTCCTGGGCCGCGAAGACGTGGGTCTCGACGACAACTTCTTCGACCTCGGCGGCACATCCTTCGCGCTCGCCACCGTGCACACCCTGATCGGTACTCGCACCGGAGCGACGACGCCCCTGGTGTCGCTGCTGGAGTTCCCGACGATCACTACGCTCGCCCGGCACCTCACCGGCGACACCCGAACAGAACACCCGGTGGCCCAGCCGACCGGCCAGGCACGCACCGCCCGCCTGCGCGACCGCCGCACCCGGCTGCAGCAACGACGACCAGGACAGGGAACCAGCGCATGA
- a CDS encoding amino acid adenylation domain-containing protein — MSPETRTAQTPVLAPGTARPTAPALHAVADRVRWTPEAEAVRAGHEAVDYRTLWERSAQVAARVGQLGATPGTAVGIHLTRSVDLIVTLVGLLRSGCVAVPLDVGYPAERLRFMCEDAGVQLIIGHRKPLDRLSGFTPVITDGKVGYALADPAQPAPGADTDAGPGPAPAFQAPRIDGDDIAYVVYTSGSTGRPKGVRYAHRNLANLVAWQADASVCGPGDRTLQFSPASFDVIYQEVLTTLGEGGTVVCCDEDERLDPQLLWDLVERERVNRLFVPFVMIQSLALFADDATPLRHPLREILTSGEQVQSTAPIRAMFTRLPDCRLVNQWGTTETHVATWYELPADVTTWPDLPSIGRPITGTAVRVYAEDGRPVPDGEIGELWITGAAVGPGFLNLPERTARSYRPDPLDPDVPAYRSGDLGRVTPDGLLEFLGRQDTQVKVRGFRIELGEIETVLCADPSVAQAAVVVAGSAAEDRTLRAFLVPKSAPEDPAAWATGLIADLRDRLPAHMVPVRTDVVPSLPRTPSGKVDRLALAAANPAPTADRRTA; from the coding sequence ATGAGCCCCGAGACCCGTACCGCACAGACCCCCGTCCTGGCGCCGGGCACCGCACGCCCCACCGCCCCGGCGTTGCACGCCGTCGCCGACCGGGTCCGGTGGACTCCGGAAGCCGAGGCTGTCCGCGCGGGCCACGAAGCCGTCGACTACCGCACCCTGTGGGAGCGCTCCGCACAGGTCGCGGCACGCGTCGGCCAGCTCGGCGCCACACCCGGCACGGCCGTCGGCATCCACCTGACGCGCTCGGTCGACCTCATCGTGACCCTCGTCGGGCTGCTGCGGTCCGGCTGCGTCGCCGTGCCGCTGGACGTCGGCTACCCGGCCGAGCGACTGCGCTTCATGTGCGAGGACGCCGGCGTGCAGCTGATCATCGGCCACCGGAAGCCCCTCGACCGCCTGAGCGGCTTCACCCCCGTCATCACCGACGGGAAGGTCGGCTACGCCCTCGCCGACCCGGCACAGCCCGCCCCGGGCGCCGACACGGACGCTGGTCCCGGCCCCGCCCCGGCATTCCAGGCCCCGCGGATCGACGGCGACGACATCGCCTACGTCGTCTACACCTCCGGGTCGACCGGCCGCCCCAAGGGCGTGCGCTACGCGCACCGCAACCTCGCCAACCTCGTGGCCTGGCAGGCCGACGCCAGTGTGTGCGGGCCGGGTGACCGGACGCTGCAGTTCTCCCCCGCCTCGTTCGACGTGATCTACCAGGAGGTGCTCACCACGCTCGGCGAGGGCGGCACCGTGGTCTGCTGCGACGAGGACGAGCGGCTGGACCCGCAACTCCTGTGGGATCTCGTGGAACGCGAACGGGTCAACCGCCTGTTCGTACCCTTCGTGATGATCCAGTCCCTCGCCCTGTTCGCCGACGACGCCACCCCGCTCCGCCACCCGCTGCGGGAGATCCTCACCTCAGGGGAGCAGGTCCAGTCCACGGCCCCGATCAGGGCGATGTTCACCCGGCTGCCCGACTGCCGGCTGGTGAACCAGTGGGGCACCACCGAAACCCACGTCGCCACCTGGTACGAACTGCCCGCGGACGTCACCACCTGGCCCGACCTGCCCTCCATCGGCAGACCCATCACCGGCACCGCCGTACGGGTCTACGCCGAGGACGGCCGGCCGGTGCCGGACGGTGAGATCGGCGAGCTGTGGATCACCGGTGCCGCCGTTGGGCCCGGCTTCCTCAACCTGCCCGAACGCACGGCCCGCAGCTACCGCCCCGACCCCCTCGACCCGGACGTACCGGCGTACCGCAGCGGCGATCTCGGCCGGGTCACCCCGGACGGCCTCCTGGAGTTCCTCGGCCGTCAGGACACCCAGGTCAAGGTGCGCGGCTTCCGGATCGAACTCGGCGAGATCGAGACTGTGCTGTGTGCCGACCCGTCCGTCGCCCAGGCTGCGGTGGTCGTCGCCGGCTCCGCGGCCGAGGACCGGACTCTGCGGGCGTTCCTCGTACCGAAGTCGGCCCCTGAGGACCCCGCTGCCTGGGCGACGGGCCTGATTGCGGACCTGCGCGACCGGCTGCCCGCCCACATGGTGCCGGTACGCACCGACGTCGTCCCGTCGTTGCCGCGCACACCCAGCGGCAAGGTCGACCGGCTGGCGCTCGCCGCCGCCAACCCGGCGCCGACGGCCGACAGGAGGACGGCGTGA